TAAGAAGGCGGCCGAGACGAAGCCTGCTGCGACAAAATCGACTGCGGCAACGAAGAGTGCGACTGCGCAACCTGCGAGCGGCACCAAGGCTGCAAGCACCGCGAAAACCACCGCTGCAAAATCGTCTGCGGCAACAAAATCAACCTCGTCTCGCTCGACGGCAACGAAGTCCGCTGCAACGAAGCCCGCTGCCAAAACTACGAGCACCCGTACCACCGCCGCGAAATCGACTGCGGCATCGGCCAAGTCGACGGCCAAGTCGACGGCTGCAAAGCCCGCTGCTTCGAAGAGCGCTGCGGCTGCTGCAAAGCCTGCCGCCTCGAAGAGCACGGCCTCGTCTGCAAAAACGGCCGGGGCAAAAGGCGCTGCATCAACTGCGCGATCGTCTGCGGCCAAGCCTGCGGCGAAGCCCGCCGCCGAAAACAAACCTTCGACTGAGGAAAAGGGGGAATAAGCTATGCCTATCGGTCCGGCGCGTATGCCCCTTTTCGACCATTTGAGCGAGCTGCGCATGCGCCTAGTGCGCATTCTTGTCTGCCTCGCCGTCGCCGTATGCGTGTTCTACCTCGCAACGCCCACGATTTCGGAGTTTTTGATCGCTCCCATCCGCGACTACATCCCGGCCAACTTGGTCGTCATCGATCCGTTCGAGCCGTTCGCGCAACGCTTCAAGCTGGCGTTCTGGACATCGCTCGTCGCGTGCATGCCGGTGATCATATGGCAGATACTCGCCTTTTTCCTGCCTGCACTCAAGCCGAACGAGCGCAAATGGTTCATCCCGACGTTCGCCGCAGCGGTTGCGCTGTTCATTTTCGGCACCGTGTTCTGCTACCTCATCATCTTGAATCCGGCGTTCGAGTGGCTGACCGACCAGGCGGTTGGCTGGGACATCATGGCACGCGCCAGTTCGTATCTCGACATCATCATCAAGTTCGAGCTCGGCTTCGGCTTCGCGTTCGA
Above is a genomic segment from Raoultibacter phocaeensis containing:
- the tatC gene encoding twin-arginine translocase subunit TatC, encoding MPIGPARMPLFDHLSELRMRLVRILVCLAVAVCVFYLATPTISEFLIAPIRDYIPANLVVIDPFEPFAQRFKLAFWTSLVACMPVIIWQILAFFLPALKPNERKWFIPTFAAAVALFIFGTVFCYLIILNPAFEWLTDQAVGWDIMARASSYLDIIIKFELGFGFAFELPLIVFYLVIFDVVPYKKLRSSWRTVYIALMVISAMVTPDASPVTMLLMFAALVALYEGSLLISRLVLGKRIKEQTAAYEAAQAEEQEWQEEYAAMKKARKEKKD